In Candidatus Chlorohelix allophototropha, the following are encoded in one genomic region:
- a CDS encoding ParA family protein: protein MRKTLHEIELEHRIPTSTLRAAIHRGILRAEKVGGIRMVDDQSDSFKTYLAEYKSRSGRELEEIIGEEVEGKFMKNGAHHGITIGLCNQKGGVGKSSSAAAIAAIFAERGYRVLVIDNDPQGNVSLQLGIDLLDIEVGPSYGTVSDLYLEKAVAHEVAVSTGYPGVDLVPASVDLAEVEMMLPGKSGSDLRLSMALRPSRQYYDLIILDSPPNLGKFSVNVLAASDWFLIPVNGPWALRSVKALLAVARKNANYYNSNNQFLGLFLTMVDRTRIMQNVREVAQESYPNHLFKTEIRRSTLARESEAMATPLPVYATDSAVAEDYRTMVNEICQRIQLPEPVGS, encoded by the coding sequence ATGCGTAAGACATTGCATGAAATTGAACTTGAACATCGAATTCCCACCTCGACTCTCAGAGCCGCTATTCACCGAGGAATCCTCCGTGCCGAAAAAGTGGGTGGAATACGTATGGTAGATGATCAGAGCGATAGTTTTAAGACCTACCTCGCCGAATATAAATCGCGCTCTGGTCGGGAATTGGAAGAAATAATTGGGGAAGAAGTGGAGGGGAAATTTATGAAGAACGGGGCACACCATGGAATAACCATAGGACTTTGTAACCAGAAAGGTGGAGTTGGAAAAAGCAGCTCCGCAGCTGCCATTGCTGCTATTTTCGCAGAGAGGGGCTACCGGGTACTTGTTATAGATAACGATCCCCAAGGCAATGTGAGCCTCCAGCTAGGCATTGACCTTCTAGATATTGAAGTAGGTCCTAGTTATGGAACCGTCTCCGACCTCTACTTAGAAAAAGCCGTGGCGCACGAGGTTGCAGTTTCCACTGGTTATCCAGGAGTAGATCTCGTACCTGCCTCAGTAGATCTTGCAGAAGTAGAAATGATGTTACCCGGAAAGAGTGGTAGCGATCTCAGGCTCAGCATGGCGCTCCGCCCTAGTCGTCAGTATTACGATCTCATAATTCTAGATAGCCCACCTAACTTAGGAAAGTTCTCAGTAAACGTCCTCGCTGCCTCCGACTGGTTTTTAATCCCGGTAAATGGTCCCTGGGCTCTCCGTTCGGTAAAAGCTTTACTGGCGGTGGCAAGGAAAAACGCTAACTACTATAACTCGAACAACCAATTCCTTGGTCTTTTTCTCACTATGGTAGATCGCACACGGATTATGCAAAATGTACGGGAGGTGGCACAGGAAAGCTATCCTAATCATCTTTTCAAGACCGAGATTAGGCGATCCACCCTAGCTCGCGAGTCTGAGGCGATGGCAACCCCCCTCCCTGTGTACGCAACCGACAGCGCCGTGGCTGAGGATTATCGAACGATGGTAAATGAAATTTGCCAGAGGATACAGCTACCTGAACCAGTAGGGAGCTAA
- a CDS encoding phage antirepressor N-terminal domain-containing protein encodes MSQNDIQQTPLKIRDRKEVQILEDNLPAYRLEDGAIFLPVNVLCEYLGLDRAAQIRRIKREESLAEELQEFPVETTQGLRDIQFLRLEVVPYWLAGITIGKVKPELQDKLKAYKKWVVQKVYEAFLRELAPEPSLSASFQNLVSLREIGLALVQLADEQLALEQQQSYLSDRQEMLSRDQLLTREEVEKLKERVDNAAGVVGKALTRIKHLEERTSVGALTEEQATEISLAVKEVAGELARRDQKEGNPYQRVFLALYQRYGIASYKQLPSSKFKDAIEWLNDWYKSLIPSTKD; translated from the coding sequence ATGAGTCAGAATGACATTCAACAAACTCCTCTCAAAATTCGTGATAGAAAAGAAGTGCAGATACTGGAAGACAATCTGCCCGCTTATCGTTTGGAAGATGGGGCTATTTTCTTACCTGTTAATGTGTTATGCGAATATTTAGGCCTGGATCGTGCTGCTCAGATACGTCGTATAAAACGTGAAGAGTCCCTTGCAGAAGAACTACAAGAGTTCCCAGTGGAAACAACCCAAGGTTTACGCGATATACAGTTCTTACGGCTAGAAGTAGTTCCCTACTGGCTAGCTGGGATAACGATAGGTAAAGTAAAACCGGAGCTGCAAGATAAACTGAAAGCATATAAAAAGTGGGTGGTACAAAAGGTATATGAGGCCTTTTTAAGGGAACTAGCCCCGGAACCCAGCCTTTCTGCTTCTTTTCAAAACCTAGTAAGCCTCCGCGAAATCGGGCTGGCTCTAGTGCAACTAGCAGATGAACAGCTTGCACTTGAACAACAGCAGAGCTACCTATCAGATAGGCAGGAGATGCTTTCCCGAGACCAACTTCTTACTAGAGAAGAAGTGGAGAAATTGAAGGAGCGAGTGGATAACGCAGCAGGGGTGGTAGGCAAAGCCCTTACTAGGATTAAACACTTGGAAGAACGCACCTCAGTTGGTGCCCTCACTGAAGAACAAGCCACCGAAATTAGTCTTGCAGTAAAAGAGGTGGCAGGGGAATTAGCACGTCGGGATCAAAAAGAAGGCAATCCCTACCAACGTGTCTTTCTGGCTCTCTACCAACGCTATGGCATTGCCAGCTATAAGCAGCTTCCTTCCTCAAAATTTAAGGATGCCATAGAGTGGTTAAATGATTGGTACAAATCACTCATACCATCTACAAAAGATTAA
- the tnpC gene encoding IS66 family transposase — MTPAQELEQLRIENAQLREQLTSRDALVTQLIERIQTLEARLSQDSHNSSKPPSSDGFKRSPKKRSLRKSTGKKPGGQPGHEGQALKQSENPDAVIAHLPTTCEKCQTDLTKEAALPHFEPRQVFELPTQLKLHVTEHRTYSKKCPTCQTVTKAKFPQSVKNWVQYGPGFRALAVYLITYQLLPYARVCELLNEIYSESLSPGSLVNMIAECYEQLAEPEKTIKTALTQAKVLHCDETGLYVEGKRHWLHVASTLYLTHYAHHLRRGSKATDEIGILPTFQGVAIHDGWSNYLRYACTHGLCNAHHLRELAFVHEQLKQAWAAEFTTLLVDLKEEVEVAKARSETSLSSARLAHFEERYQQLITQGLAANPPPEGGWPCGKRGKPRQSKPKNLLDRLDKQRHQVLLFAYRFDVPFDNNLAERDIRMVKVQQKVSGCFRSQEGASFFCRIRGYLSTMKKQGENLLVALLDTFCGHPPLPKLLV, encoded by the coding sequence ATGACACCTGCGCAAGAACTAGAACAACTTAGAATAGAAAATGCCCAATTGCGAGAACAACTGACTTCACGGGATGCCTTGGTTACCCAACTGATAGAGCGAATTCAAACCCTTGAAGCCCGGCTCTCTCAAGATAGCCATAATTCATCAAAACCACCCTCTTCCGACGGGTTTAAGCGCTCGCCCAAAAAACGCAGCTTGCGTAAATCCACCGGTAAGAAACCGGGTGGTCAACCTGGTCACGAGGGTCAGGCTCTTAAACAAAGCGAAAACCCAGATGCAGTGATTGCGCATCTGCCCACCACCTGTGAAAAGTGCCAGACTGACTTAACCAAAGAAGCAGCGCTACCTCACTTCGAGCCTCGTCAGGTTTTTGAGCTGCCTACTCAACTCAAACTGCACGTCACCGAACACCGCACTTACAGCAAAAAGTGTCCTACTTGTCAGACTGTTACCAAAGCCAAATTCCCGCAGTCCGTCAAGAATTGGGTGCAATACGGACCTGGGTTTCGGGCTCTGGCAGTTTACCTGATCACTTATCAACTGCTGCCTTATGCCCGGGTGTGCGAGCTACTTAATGAAATCTACAGCGAAAGTCTTTCACCCGGCAGTTTGGTCAATATGATAGCGGAGTGCTACGAGCAATTGGCTGAGCCAGAAAAAACCATCAAGACAGCGCTTACCCAGGCCAAAGTGTTACATTGCGATGAAACCGGGTTGTATGTAGAAGGCAAGCGCCACTGGTTGCACGTAGCCAGCACCCTTTACTTAACCCACTATGCTCACCATTTACGGCGTGGTAGTAAAGCCACGGACGAGATTGGGATTTTACCGACTTTCCAGGGAGTAGCGATCCACGACGGTTGGTCTAACTATCTGCGCTATGCCTGTACCCACGGTCTGTGTAACGCCCATCATCTCAGGGAACTTGCTTTTGTCCACGAACAACTCAAGCAGGCGTGGGCGGCTGAGTTCACCACCCTTCTTGTGGACTTGAAAGAAGAAGTGGAAGTCGCCAAGGCCAGGTCTGAAACCAGTTTAAGCAGTGCACGGTTAGCGCATTTCGAAGAGCGCTACCAGCAATTGATCACACAGGGTCTGGCAGCTAATCCTCCTCCGGAGGGTGGTTGGCCTTGTGGAAAACGGGGCAAGCCCCGGCAGAGCAAGCCTAAGAACTTACTGGATCGGCTGGATAAACAGCGTCATCAAGTGCTGCTGTTTGCCTACCGTTTTGACGTGCCTTTTGATAACAATTTAGCCGAGCGTGATATTCGGATGGTTAAAGTGCAACAAAAAGTTTCAGGTTGTTTTCGCAGCCAGGAAGGTGCCAGCTTCTTTTGTCGGATAAGAGGCTACCTTTCCACCATGAAAAAGCAAGGTGAAAACTTGTTGGTTGCGCTCCTTGACACTTTTTGTGGGCATCCTCCCCTTCCCAAGCTTTTGGTCTGA
- a CDS encoding ParB/RepB/Spo0J family partition protein, translating to MPSKDFKNAMNKLTNREVVLRGEKIREGQERPFGEDLREELERETQNMPIGEVAVNHLSDNPFQHLARPSVNEAAMEELVNSIQQNGFYGALLARRKRGLLEEYELAFGHRRKEAAKRAGLTTLPVRIVDLSDAQMARIMASENFSREDLTPTGEASIIGHLYDQQNLSIPEIARTVGKGEGWVKLRLGLYQAPPDIRGLVEKKPETLGHVRLLLQVDDPAERTSLIDQVVSGKLTREKLEKHLKSSKGSSGEKKQKKHGEDPQVNVKNITDRIQYPNSDLSHNQYADSYGSAEEISEGRYALYINVEEPKNVPEALSSLLHAMKGLEKLVRQDFNQLTEADEFLLEDILARLAALKNL from the coding sequence ATGCCATCTAAAGACTTTAAAAACGCTATGAACAAGCTCACCAACCGGGAAGTGGTGTTGCGTGGAGAAAAAATCAGAGAAGGACAAGAGCGCCCGTTTGGAGAAGATCTCAGAGAAGAACTGGAACGAGAGACTCAGAATATGCCAATCGGAGAAGTTGCTGTTAATCATTTATCGGACAACCCATTCCAGCATTTGGCCAGACCCAGTGTAAATGAAGCGGCTATGGAAGAACTGGTGAACTCTATCCAACAGAACGGTTTCTACGGGGCTCTTCTTGCCAGACGAAAGCGTGGTCTTTTGGAAGAATACGAACTGGCCTTTGGACACCGACGTAAAGAGGCCGCAAAGAGAGCAGGACTTACTACCCTTCCGGTACGAATAGTGGATTTATCGGATGCTCAAATGGCCAGGATAATGGCGAGCGAGAACTTTTCCAGAGAAGACCTCACCCCTACTGGTGAAGCTAGTATCATCGGACACCTATATGATCAGCAAAACCTTTCTATACCCGAGATAGCCCGAACTGTAGGAAAAGGCGAAGGATGGGTAAAACTTCGGTTGGGTCTCTATCAGGCACCCCCTGATATAAGAGGGTTGGTGGAAAAAAAACCAGAAACCCTAGGCCATGTGAGGCTACTTCTCCAAGTGGACGACCCTGCTGAAAGGACCAGCCTGATTGACCAAGTGGTTTCAGGAAAACTCACCCGGGAGAAGTTGGAAAAGCATCTGAAGTCCTCCAAAGGAAGTAGTGGAGAAAAGAAACAGAAAAAGCACGGAGAAGACCCTCAAGTTAATGTGAAAAATATCACAGATCGGATACAGTATCCGAATAGTGATTTATCTCACAATCAATATGCCGATTCATATGGCTCGGCTGAAGAAATAAGCGAGGGTCGTTACGCACTCTACATTAATGTAGAGGAGCCTAAAAACGTACCGGAAGCTCTTTCTAGTCTTCTACACGCTATGAAAGGTCTTGAAAAATTAGTCAGGCAAGATTTTAACCAGCTAACAGAGGCAGACGAATTTCTTCTGGAAGATATTTTAGCGCGATTAGCCGCCCTAAAAAACCTCTAA
- a CDS encoding helix-turn-helix domain-containing protein: MPSLQKKQAQIEVADNSTPTSSQSEHFVQIPVNIIANPNLTPAALKLYLVLMAYCGPKPCAWPSQARLAEEMHITERRVRDLLKELTDEGLITVAHHMGATNTYYVDKHRVKKQPVPPLPVAQPEIYFRGEEENSRRDRKYISAYIHELNHVCEEPLSEIAFSEIEDTDNATPLPEVSFPAPTPETGEMREIRALLAPSGLSESLIQELAVFVTSKNRDVEYVKRIVQASQVSGIHNPPGYVRYMLLNNAEPVPVKESKSVKESRERKSQPKSPAAIDFSKYAPGGKYGYLVRATDTESPILGDGRGRFVPEAGSYAPRL; this comes from the coding sequence ATGCCTTCTTTACAGAAAAAACAGGCTCAGATTGAGGTTGCGGATAATTCTACTCCGACTTCTTCTCAATCAGAACACTTTGTGCAAATCCCGGTCAATATAATTGCGAACCCAAACCTCACGCCAGCAGCCCTCAAGCTTTACCTAGTGCTGATGGCTTACTGCGGACCCAAACCCTGTGCCTGGCCCTCTCAAGCCCGGCTGGCAGAGGAAATGCATATCACTGAAAGACGGGTGCGCGACCTGTTGAAAGAACTAACAGACGAAGGGCTGATAACGGTGGCACATCACATGGGCGCTACCAACACCTATTACGTGGATAAGCATCGGGTGAAGAAGCAGCCAGTACCACCACTACCGGTGGCCCAGCCGGAAATATATTTCCGGGGTGAGGAAGAAAATTCCCGGAGGGATAGGAAATATATTTCCGCCTATATACATGAATTAAATCATGTGTGTGAAGAGCCACTTTCTGAAATCGCTTTTAGCGAAATCGAAGATACCGATAATGCCACTCCTTTACCGGAAGTTTCTTTTCCTGCTCCTACACCAGAAACAGGAGAAATGAGAGAGATTAGAGCTTTGTTGGCACCCTCCGGTTTGTCAGAAAGCCTTATCCAAGAGTTAGCAGTATTCGTGACCAGCAAGAACCGGGACGTGGAGTATGTCAAGCGCATAGTACAGGCAAGCCAAGTATCCGGTATCCACAACCCTCCCGGTTATGTTCGCTATATGCTTTTGAACAATGCTGAACCTGTACCAGTCAAGGAGAGCAAGTCGGTCAAAGAGAGCCGAGAGCGTAAGAGCCAGCCTAAGAGTCCTGCGGCTATAGACTTTTCCAAGTACGCTCCCGGTGGTAAGTATGGCTATTTGGTGAGGGCAACGGATACGGAATCGCCTATACTGGGAGATGGCAGGGGGCGTTTTGTGCCTGAGGCGGGCAGCTACGCACCACGGCTTTAG